A portion of the Adhaeribacter radiodurans genome contains these proteins:
- the hisD gene encoding histidinol dehydrogenase, whose translation MLKQVLYPDRESWPDLIKRPVQEFEKIEEQIKVIFDQVRNNGDKALMELTARFDKVSLTGLLVSPEEIATAAEQISPELQTAIQQAYKNITVFHETQREASRPVETMPGVRCWRKSVAIEKVGLYIPGGTAPLFSTLLMLGIPAKLAGCREIVLCTPPGKDGSVHPAILFTASLLGISTICKVGGSQAIAALTFGTESIPAVSKIFGPGNQYVTVAKQMAGKYGVAIDMPAGPSEVLVIADETADPSFVAADLLSQAEHGTDSQVVLVTNSEQLLPLVEQALEEQLKNLSRQNIAAETLTNSLGILLKDSEEMLAFSNLYAPEHLIIIAQELEHLATGVTNAGSVFLGAYSPESVGDYASGTNHTLPTNGYARAYSGVSLDSFVKKITFQHLSPQGLQSIGPIVEIMADAEGLDAHRQAVSIRLKSLSNV comes from the coding sequence ATGTTAAAGCAAGTATTGTATCCTGATCGGGAAAGCTGGCCAGATTTAATAAAACGCCCCGTTCAGGAATTTGAGAAAATTGAAGAACAGATAAAAGTAATCTTCGATCAGGTACGTAATAACGGTGATAAAGCCTTAATGGAACTTACCGCCCGATTTGATAAGGTAAGTTTAACCGGCTTGTTAGTATCGCCTGAAGAAATAGCTACTGCCGCCGAACAAATTTCCCCGGAATTACAAACAGCTATTCAGCAGGCTTATAAAAATATAACTGTTTTCCACGAGACCCAACGAGAAGCTAGTCGCCCCGTCGAAACAATGCCAGGCGTACGTTGCTGGCGTAAAAGCGTAGCTATTGAAAAAGTAGGCCTATACATACCGGGTGGTACTGCTCCTTTGTTTTCTACCTTGTTAATGTTAGGAATTCCGGCTAAACTCGCCGGCTGTCGGGAAATTGTACTGTGCACACCACCCGGGAAAGATGGTTCTGTTCATCCAGCCATATTATTTACAGCTTCGTTATTAGGTATTTCTACTATTTGTAAGGTTGGAGGGAGTCAGGCGATAGCAGCCCTTACTTTCGGCACCGAATCAATACCAGCCGTTTCAAAAATTTTCGGACCAGGTAACCAATACGTAACAGTGGCCAAGCAGATGGCCGGAAAGTACGGAGTAGCTATTGATATGCCGGCCGGCCCCTCAGAAGTATTAGTAATAGCCGATGAAACAGCCGATCCTAGCTTTGTAGCGGCCGATTTGCTTTCGCAAGCGGAGCACGGTACCGATTCGCAGGTGGTACTTGTTACGAACTCAGAACAACTGCTTCCTTTAGTTGAACAAGCTTTAGAAGAGCAATTAAAAAATCTATCTCGTCAGAATATAGCGGCAGAAACCTTAACGAATAGTTTAGGAATTTTGCTGAAAGATTCAGAAGAAATGCTTGCCTTTTCAAACCTCTATGCGCCCGAACACTTAATTATTATTGCTCAGGAATTGGAACACCTGGCCACAGGGGTAACCAATGCAGGTTCGGTATTTTTAGGTGCCTATAGTCCTGAATCAGTGGGAGATTATGCTTCGGGTACTAATCATACTTTGCCTACTAACGGCTATGCTCGGGCTTATAGTGGAGTTTCTTTAGATTCTTTTGTTAAAAAAATTACCTTTCAGCACCTTAGTCCGCAAGGCTTGCAATCTATTGGTCCAATAGTAGAAATAATGGCCGATGCCGAAGGATTGGATGCTCACCGGCAGGCAGTAAGTATTCGCTTAAAAAGTTTATCAAATGTTTAA
- the hisG gene encoding ATP phosphoribosyltransferase: MIRLAIQKSGRLSEDSLNLIRECGISFVNSSLKLKTEATNFPLEILFLRDDDIPGYVADGVADIGIVGENVLVEEGKQALQVKKLGFSQCRLSIAVPKNAEFDHISGLEGKNIATSYPNLLQSYLSGEGVKAHIHTISGSVEIAPSIGLADAICDIVSSGSTLISNGLREVQTVFHSEAVLIAHQDLTNEKRAILNQLLFRIDAVRKAQKAKYILLNAPNEAIPRIKSLLPGMKAPSILPLAEEGWSSVHSVVNEDDFWEIIEKLREAGAQGILVVPIEKMIL; encoded by the coding sequence ATGATTCGATTAGCCATTCAAAAGTCGGGTAGATTAAGCGAAGATTCCCTTAATCTCATTCGGGAATGCGGTATTTCTTTTGTTAATTCTTCTTTAAAACTTAAAACCGAAGCCACCAACTTTCCTCTTGAAATTTTATTTCTGCGCGACGATGACATACCCGGTTACGTTGCTGATGGAGTAGCCGACATTGGAATTGTAGGGGAAAACGTTCTTGTGGAAGAAGGTAAACAAGCACTGCAAGTAAAAAAATTAGGTTTTTCGCAATGCCGTTTGTCCATTGCGGTTCCTAAAAACGCCGAATTTGATCATATTTCTGGTTTGGAAGGTAAAAACATTGCTACCTCTTACCCAAATTTACTGCAGTCTTATTTATCCGGCGAAGGTGTGAAAGCTCATATTCATACTATTAGCGGTTCGGTTGAGATTGCGCCAAGTATTGGGTTAGCCGATGCTATCTGCGATATTGTTTCTTCGGGGAGTACGTTAATCAGCAACGGGTTACGCGAAGTACAGACTGTTTTTCATTCCGAAGCCGTATTAATTGCACACCAGGATTTGACCAATGAGAAACGCGCCATTTTAAATCAACTTTTATTCCGGATTGATGCGGTAAGAAAAGCCCAGAAAGCTAAGTATATTTTACTAAATGCCCCTAACGAAGCAATACCCCGTATTAAATCTTTATTGCCAGGTATGAAAGCTCCTTCTATTTTACCTTTAGCGGAAGAAGGCTGGAGTTCTGTGCATTCGGTGGTAAACGAAGATGATTTCTGGGAAATAATCGAAAAGTTACGCGAAGCTGGTGCCCAAGGTATATTAGTAGTGCCAATCGAGAAAATGATTTTGTAA